The DNA sequence CGGTCCTTGTCCGCGAAGCGGTCGATCTTGTCCTCGATGCTGGGGCAGTAGCGCGGGCCGATGCCCCGGATGCGGCCGTTGAACATCGGGCTGCGGTCGAAGCCGGTGCGCAGGATGTCGTGCACCTCGGGGCTGGTGTAGGTCATCCAGCAGCTCAGCTGGCGGGCAAGCGGTGCCGTGGCGGGGGAGTAGCAGAACTTCCCGGGCCGTTCATCCCCGGGCTGCTCTTCCATCACGCTGTGGTCGATGCTGCGGCCGTCCACCCGGGGCGGGGTGCCGGTCTTCATCCGCCCGGCCTCGAAGCCGAGCTCCACCAGCTGTTCGGTGATGCCGTGGCTGGCCTTCTCGCCGGCCCGACCGCCCCCGATCTGGCGCTCGCCGATGTGCATCACCCCGTTCATGAAGGTGCCGCTGGTGAGCACCACGGCGCGGCAGGCGATGTCCATGCCGAGCCCGGTACGCACCCCGGTCACCCTTCCGCCCTCCACCGCGATGCGCACCACGCTGTCCTGCCAGAAGTGGACCTTCGGGGTCTGTTCCAGCAGGCGGCGCCATTCGGCGGCGAAGAGGTTGCGGTCGTTCTGGGTGCGGGGGCTCCACATGGCGGGGCCCTTGCTGCGGTTCAGCATGCGGAACTGCACGGCGCTGCGGTCACTCACCAGTCCGCTGTAGCCCCCCAGGGCGTCGATCTCGCGGACGATCTGGCCCTTGGCCACACCGCCCATGGCGGGGTTGCAGCTCATCTGCCCGATCACGCCCATGTTCATGGTCACCAGCAGCACGCGCGAGCCCAGGTTGGCCGCCGCCGCAGCGGCCTCGCAGCCGGCATGGCCGCCGCCCACCACCACCACGTCATAGGTGCCCAGGGTGCTCATGCGGCGATCGTGGAAAACCCGGTGTGTTCCACGTGGAACGATCGTGGAAAACCAAGACCCATCCTGCCCGGTCCGCGCCACGACGGAAGAGCTTGAGGAGGAGGTGCTAGCCGGTGGATCAACGGCTGTGGTAGAAAAGGAGGCTGGCCTTGGCCAGGGTGTTCGCGTTCAGCGTGTAGCCCACCAGGGCGGGACTGGCCTGGGCGTCCAGCCCCAGCTTCTCCACCCCCAGGGCATGCACCGTCACCACATACCGGTGGGCACCATGGCCCACGGGCGGACACGGACCCCCGTAGCCCTGGCCCCCGAAGTCGGTGCGGCTCTGCACGGCCACCTCGGGCATGCCGGGCATCCCCGGGGTGCCGGCGCCGGTTGGCAGGCCGGTGGTGCCGGCGGGCAGGTCGAAGACCACCCAGTGCCACCACCCGCTGCCGGTGGGCGCATCAGGGTCGTACATCGTCACGGCGAAGCTCTTGGTGCCGGTCGGAGCGTTCGTCCAGCTCAGCTGCGGGCTCTGGTTCTTCCCGGTGCAGCCGAAGCCGTTGTACACCTGCTGGTCGGTGGCCTGGCCGCCCACATCGGTGCTGCTGAGGGTGAAGGTCTGGGCCGCCAGGGTGCCGCTCAGCAGCAGCGGGGCCAGGCCGATCAGGGTGCGCATGGGGATGGAATGGATCCCCGAAGGTAACCCGCCGCGCGACAGCCTCAGGGGTTGTCCATGCGCCACCAGGTGATGCGGCGCGGGTGCAGCGCCACGCTGTACACGAAGGCGCCGATGAGGCTGCCCATGGCGATGCCGGTCATGGCGAAGAGCAGGGTGAACACATCGGTGACCGCCCCGGCGCCGGTGGCCAGGCCGGTGACGCTGCGCAGGCCGAAGCTGCCCGGGGCCAGCAGCCAGAAGGCGGGGAGCAGGGTGACGATGGCCGGTGGGCCGGCGAAGCGGAACTCGATCACCAGCGCCGTGATGGTCATGGCCGCCGCGCCGAAGAAGGCCGTGCTGGCCCCGTCGATCAGCTGCCCGCTGATGGACTGCGCGGCGTAGGCCGCCACCGCCGTCACCAGCATCCACCCGAAGGAGCGGCGCTTGCTGCTCTGGTGCACGTGCAGGCCCACGGCGAAGAGCAGCACCCCCAGCCAGGGCAGTGCCGCGTTGATGCGTCCGGGCCACGCCGGCAGGTCCACCGGGTCCGTGGGATGCTCGAACAGGCCGATGCCGCCCAGCACCCCGAAGGCCAGCAGCACCAGCTGGGCGAAGCCGGCCACCAGGCGGCTGGCCCCGCTGATGGTGTGGCTGTAGGCCAGCTCGATCACGGCCACCGTGAGGGTAAGCCCGGGCAGGAAGGTGATCAGCGGCGGGATCAGCAGGTTGGTGGCGCGCTCGGGAAAGCCCAGGTGCAGGGCATAGGCCACCACGGCGCTGAGGGCGAAGGAGGCCACCACGGGGGCCACCACGGCCCAGGCGGGCCGCTTGCGCACCGCGTGCATCAGCAGGGCGCAGGCCAGCGCCAGCGCGGTGCTCAACGCCAGGCCGTGCAGCGTGGGGCGCAGCAGCACGGCCACACCGAGGCTGGTGAGCAGGTAGCCGCCGATGGTGCCCCAGGCGCCGTACTTGTGCGGCCAACGCCACACCGCCTCCAGGCGCTCCAGCCCGGCCGCCGGGCCGTTCACCAGCTGACGCGCCTCGCGGGCGATCACCAGCACCTCCTCGATCTGGTCGAAGCGCAGCGTGCCGATGCGGTAGGGCCCCGTGGCCAGGTCCACCTTGTGCTGGCCACCCTCATCCAGCTCCAGGAAGAGCACCGTCGGCAGCACGAAGGCCGTGAAGCCCTGCACGCCATGGGCGCGGGCGATCAGCCCCAGGTCGCGCTCCACGAAGGGCGCCGCGTTGCCGGCCGCCAGCTCCGCCTGACCCAGCCGCGCCAGAAAGCGCAGCAGCACCTCCCGGTCCACCGGGGCAGCAGGCGTGTCCACGGGTCGAAAGTAGGGGAGGGGCGGTGCGTGATCGGCGCTGGGGTGACCAACCCCGGATGGACGCGGACCTTGCTTCGCGAAGGCGGAGTGCACACGCATGGGGTTCCGCGGTGGACCGGGTGGCGGCCGTGTCAACGACGAAGGGCCGCACCGGGCGGCCCTTCGGGGATGGACGCGGCGTGGCTCACTCCACGGGCAGGTCCTGCTCGCCGTGCAGGCGCACGGGATCTTCCAGCGGGTCGCCGGGGCCGGTCCCTCCGGCGCCGCTCTGCGCGGTGGAGAGGTCGGGCACCTGCTGCTGGGCCACGTTCGGCAGGCTGCTGCTGGTGCTGCTCACCGGCGTGTCGTTGCTCACGGCCACGTCCGTGCTGGAGAGGCCGGTGTTCGCGGCGGTCAGGTCGGCGCCCAGGCCCTGGGCATCGTTCACCAGCGCGGTGGGTGCGGCGCCTGCGGGGCGGTTGGGCTGCAGGGGCTCCTCTTTGGAGCAGCTGGCCAGCGTGGCGCAGAGGGTGAGGGCGATGAGGCTGCGGAGGGTGATGGCGGTGTTCATGGTCGTGTGGTGGTTGGTGTGGGTCCGTCGTTGATGACGGCACAAACGTTCACCGCCGCGGACCGCTTCCCATGCGGCGCCGCGCAGGTGGCGGGGGGCGGTGAGCAAGTGGTGGGGAACGACCAGCTGAACCGCCTCCGCCACATGCGCACCCGCGCCGGGCTTGACGATGCGACGAACGATTGGACCACACTGCCCACGCCCACCGGGCCGGATGCCGAGAAGTACCGCAGCAGCTACACCTACGACGCCAACGGCAACATCCGCACGGCCGAGCGCTGGGACCAGGCCGGAGCGCCCTACGACGCGCTGGCCTACGGCTACAAGGAAGCCACCGGGGCCAAGCTGCTGCGCAACCGCCTGTACCAGGTGGATGACCTGGCCGACCCGACCAACGCGCTGGTGAACGCCGGCCCCGGGGAGCAGGCCGTGGACATCCTCCACACCGGGCCCTCGGGCTTCGATCCGCAGGACCAGAGCATCGAGACGGCCTACAATTACCGCTACGACGAGCTGGGTAATTTGATCCAGGACCTGGAGGAGGAGATCGCCGGCATCGATTGGACGGTGGCCGGCAAGGTGAGGACGGTGACGCGACCGGGCGGCAGTACCTTGCAAGCCATGGAGTTCGCCTATGGGGCCGGTGGCCAGCGCACGGAGAAGACCGTGGGCGCCGGAGCCGATCTGCACCGCGAACACTATGTGCGAGATGCGCAGGGGAATGTGATGGCCATCTATCGCCACCAACCTGGCGGCGGCAGCTTTACGCTGAAGGAGCGTGCGCTCTATGGGAGCAGCCGCCTGGGCCGATACGTGGAGGAGGTGGAGTTCATCCCGGCACCCACCATCCCCCAGACCCAGGCCGCGGACGATCGCAGACTGCAGTACGAGCTGACGGACCATCTGGGGAACGTCAGCACAGTGGTCACCGGCCGGCTGCTGGTGGGCGACGGTGCCCCGCACGAGGCGCAGGTGCTGAGTGCGCAGGGGAATGAGCCCTTCGGGTCACTGCTGCCTGGGAGGAATTACAGCAGCGACGCGTACAGGTTCGGGTTCCAAGGACAAGAGAAG is a window from the Flavobacteriales bacterium genome containing:
- a CDS encoding YbhB/YbcL family Raf kinase inhibitor-like protein — protein: MRTLIGLAPLLLSGTLAAQTFTLSSTDVGGQATDQQVYNGFGCTGKNQSPQLSWTNAPTGTKSFAVTMYDPDAPTGSGWWHWVVFDLPAGTTGLPTGAGTPGMPGMPEVAVQSRTDFGGQGYGGPCPPVGHGAHRYVVTVHALGVEKLGLDAQASPALVGYTLNANTLAKASLLFYHSR
- a CDS encoding threonine/serine exporter family protein, which translates into the protein MDTPAAPVDREVLLRFLARLGQAELAAGNAAPFVERDLGLIARAHGVQGFTAFVLPTVLFLELDEGGQHKVDLATGPYRIGTLRFDQIEEVLVIAREARQLVNGPAAGLERLEAVWRWPHKYGAWGTIGGYLLTSLGVAVLLRPTLHGLALSTALALACALLMHAVRKRPAWAVVAPVVASFALSAVVAYALHLGFPERATNLLIPPLITFLPGLTLTVAVIELAYSHTISGASRLVAGFAQLVLLAFGVLGGIGLFEHPTDPVDLPAWPGRINAALPWLGVLLFAVGLHVHQSSKRRSFGWMLVTAVAAYAAQSISGQLIDGASTAFFGAAAMTITALVIEFRFAGPPAIVTLLPAFWLLAPGSFGLRSVTGLATGAGAVTDVFTLLFAMTGIAMGSLIGAFVYSVALHPRRITWWRMDNP